From Thiomicrospira sp. XS5, one genomic window encodes:
- a CDS encoding response regulator — protein MNKANLLIVEDDLVSQKLLQSFLKTEDFNLFLANDGEEASQLIRQKPHDFFHCIISDYLMPNKDGIQLLEELKQHPEYKKIPFILQTTANSEAEIQRGINAGAFYYLIKPITKETLISVVNAALKDFQNHKDILTTLKGIHKAFPLITEGHFELRTIDEAKHLSSFIALLTDDPNSIGIGFLELMVNAVEHGNLGITYDEKTQLIRDCQLSNEIKRRLALPDNAAKFVSVDLQRNQDALTVTITDMGKGFDFENYLEFSLERAMDNHGRGIMMANKLSFDELTYLDGGRQVRCLTRKLKRPA, from the coding sequence ATGAACAAAGCCAATCTGTTGATCGTTGAAGACGACCTGGTCAGTCAAAAACTGCTCCAAAGCTTCCTCAAAACCGAGGACTTCAACTTGTTCCTGGCCAATGACGGCGAAGAAGCGTCACAGCTCATTCGTCAGAAACCGCACGATTTTTTCCACTGCATCATTTCCGACTATCTGATGCCCAATAAAGACGGCATCCAACTGCTCGAAGAGCTGAAACAGCACCCCGAGTACAAAAAAATTCCCTTTATCCTGCAAACCACGGCCAACAGTGAGGCCGAAATTCAGCGCGGGATTAATGCTGGCGCATTCTACTACCTAATCAAACCAATTACCAAAGAAACCTTGATTTCGGTTGTCAATGCGGCGCTAAAAGACTTCCAGAATCATAAAGATATCCTCACCACCCTCAAAGGCATTCACAAGGCCTTTCCATTGATTACCGAGGGGCACTTCGAGTTGCGCACCATCGACGAGGCGAAGCATCTCTCCAGCTTTATCGCTTTACTGACCGATGACCCGAACAGCATCGGTATCGGTTTTCTGGAATTAATGGTTAATGCCGTCGAACACGGCAATCTGGGCATTACCTACGATGAAAAAACTCAATTGATTCGCGATTGCCAGCTATCAAACGAAATCAAACGCCGCCTGGCTTTGCCGGACAATGCCGCCAAATTCGTGTCCGTGGATTTGCAGCGTAACCAAGACGCCTTAACCGTCACCATTACCGATATGGGCAAAGGTTTCGATTTTGAAAACTATCTGGAATTCTCACTGGAACGCGCAATGGACAACCACGGGCGTGGCATTATGATGGCCAATAAATTGAGTTTCGACGAACTCACCTATCTCGACGGCGGGCGCCAAGTCCGTTGCCTGACCCGAAAGCTCAAGCGCCCGGCTTAA
- a CDS encoding type II toxin-antitoxin system Phd/YefM family antitoxin yields MQVVSYTEARNGLKRVLDDVVDNADFTVITRRDSENAVVMSQDYFNSLMETVHLLKSPENVVHLNQSIEQYRAGKTLQKGLIDES; encoded by the coding sequence ATGCAAGTTGTAAGCTATACAGAAGCCAGAAATGGTTTAAAACGTGTTTTAGATGACGTTGTTGATAATGCAGATTTCACCGTCATTACACGCAGAGACTCTGAAAACGCAGTGGTTATGTCGCAGGATTACTTTAACAGTCTAATGGAAACGGTTCACCTGCTAAAATCTCCTGAAAATGTTGTTCACCTAAATCAGTCAATTGAGCAGTATAGAGCAGGAAAAACGCTCCAAAAAGGTTTGATTGATGAAAGTTGA
- a CDS encoding GGDEF domain-containing protein, whose translation MLLDIKDAPEKAQRIFVQLIDIFEEQGINPTPLNYFIWYQYYKGDHPKFRQEMDNALQDPFGYNDRLGRRLYDEYFADDETGNDFDRAFKRLINLVVKRMNAWSDKLEQHTQELDNYTNTLSTQDMDAETLKELTHSVLNTASSMKQSSEEFHREMMDSNDEILRLRQELIEARAETLTDELTEIGNRKAFNNAIRDLVDEMQDSPEQLVLILTDIDHFKRFNDSFGHLVGDSVLRYFANLMKKTKGDTETLCRYGGEEFAILLSHSDMEEAAKRAEDIRHGIENAKLKRKDSEKNLGQITASFGVAAYRGEAQETIEEWIKRADDALYKAKTQGRNQVVTERDLDNASQD comes from the coding sequence ATGTTGTTAGACATTAAAGACGCCCCCGAAAAAGCGCAACGCATTTTCGTTCAGCTCATTGATATTTTCGAAGAACAGGGCATCAATCCAACTCCGCTCAATTACTTTATCTGGTATCAATACTACAAAGGCGACCACCCAAAATTCCGCCAGGAAATGGACAATGCCTTGCAGGATCCTTTCGGCTACAACGACCGACTGGGGCGCCGCCTTTACGACGAATACTTTGCCGACGACGAAACCGGAAACGACTTTGACCGCGCCTTCAAACGCCTGATCAATCTCGTCGTCAAGCGCATGAATGCCTGGAGCGACAAGCTCGAGCAGCACACCCAGGAACTCGACAACTACACCAACACCTTGTCCACTCAAGACATGGATGCCGAAACCCTCAAAGAATTAACCCATTCGGTTTTAAACACCGCGTCATCGATGAAGCAATCCAGTGAAGAGTTCCATCGTGAAATGATGGACAGCAACGATGAAATCCTGCGCCTACGCCAGGAACTCATCGAAGCCAGAGCCGAAACCCTCACCGACGAGCTGACCGAGATCGGCAATCGAAAAGCCTTTAATAACGCGATTCGTGACCTGGTCGACGAAATGCAAGACTCGCCCGAACAGCTGGTGTTGATTCTCACCGACATCGACCATTTCAAACGCTTTAACGACAGTTTCGGCCACCTGGTCGGCGACAGCGTATTACGCTATTTCGCCAACTTAATGAAAAAAACCAAAGGCGACACCGAAACCCTGTGCCGATACGGCGGGGAAGAGTTTGCGATTCTGTTATCCCATTCCGATATGGAGGAAGCGGCGAAACGGGCCGAAGATATACGGCACGGCATTGAAAATGCGAAATTAAAACGCAAGGATTCCGAAAAAAATCTCGGGCAAATCACGGCCTCGTTCGGCGTAGCGGCTTATCGCGGAGAAGCACAGGAAACCATTGAAGAATGGATCAAACGCGCCGATGATGCTCTCTACAAAGCCAAAACCCAAGGGCGTAACCAAGTGGTCACTGAACGGGATTTGGACAACGCTTCGCAAGATTGA
- the topA gene encoding type I DNA topoisomerase, with translation MTNLVIVESPAKAKTIEKYLGKGFTVRSSYGHIRDIQKKGMGIDIENGFLPNYEISPDKKKTVTELRKLTKDAETVWLATDEDREGEAIAWHLAEALKLDVNTTKRIVFHEITQSAIQKAIAEPRTVDMDLVEAQQARRILDRIVGFELSPILWKKIRTGLSAGRVQSVAVRLIVEREREIDAFESDFVYRLAGELTILDDKQQAVGTVDVKRSAAFKTEDEAKAYLEQVKQAALSVGQLEEKPAKKSPKAPFTTSTLQQEASSKLGFSVKQTMMIAQRLYESGKITYMRTDSLNLSEEAIAKAQQTITDDYGADYSKPRRYKTKNADAQEAHEAIRPTDFSVKDVTGERNEQRLYQLIWRRAIASQMADAQLKRTNVDIQISNLPDEKLTAKGEVITFDGFLKVYNLDDDAKEGQLPPLSIGQALSLGRLSVRQSFSRPPARYNEASLVRTLEEMGIGRPSTYAPTIDTVQQRGYVVKEDREGRQRDYRQLTLSADGIVAEDLTETTGTEKNKLFPTDIAGIVTDFLVKHFGDVLDYQFTALVESEFDIIAQGQESWQEMLTKFYQQFHPRVDAAEDVSREEAGQSRALGTDPKTGKPMFVKIGRFGPYVQLGDGENDEKPTFASLMPGQKMDTLKLEEAVELFKLPREVGEMPESFSAKAVDGTEFLVEKGQMLIAKQGPFGPYLEYGPKKYAPIKGFDPLSITLEDAAALVEAKIQAEADKIIKVFSGTDVKILKGRWGPYITDVSTKKNAKIQKDEDALALTLEECQKRLDEAPEPKKRGRGGAKKAPAKKAAAKKTATKKTTAKKPAAKKPAAKKPAAKKTTTKKAPAKKTTKTTAKK, from the coding sequence ATGACGAATTTGGTGATAGTGGAGTCTCCCGCTAAAGCTAAGACAATTGAGAAATATCTGGGCAAAGGCTTTACCGTCCGTTCCAGTTATGGCCACATCCGCGACATTCAGAAAAAAGGGATGGGCATCGATATCGAGAACGGTTTTCTGCCGAATTATGAAATTTCGCCGGATAAGAAAAAAACCGTCACCGAGTTGCGCAAACTGACCAAAGATGCGGAAACTGTCTGGCTGGCAACGGATGAGGACCGCGAGGGGGAGGCGATTGCCTGGCACCTTGCGGAAGCCCTGAAACTGGATGTGAATACCACGAAACGCATCGTATTCCATGAAATTACCCAGTCGGCGATCCAGAAAGCGATTGCCGAACCGCGTACGGTAGACATGGATTTGGTGGAGGCCCAGCAGGCCCGGCGAATTTTGGACCGTATTGTGGGCTTTGAACTCTCACCGATTTTGTGGAAAAAAATTCGGACCGGTCTGTCGGCCGGGCGAGTGCAATCGGTTGCGGTGCGTTTGATTGTTGAGCGTGAACGGGAAATCGATGCGTTTGAATCGGATTTCGTTTACCGTCTGGCCGGTGAATTGACCATTTTGGACGACAAACAACAGGCCGTTGGAACGGTTGACGTCAAGCGCAGCGCAGCGTTCAAAACCGAAGACGAAGCCAAAGCGTATTTGGAACAGGTGAAGCAGGCCGCGTTGTCGGTGGGGCAGCTGGAAGAAAAGCCGGCGAAAAAATCGCCAAAAGCGCCTTTTACCACCTCAACCTTGCAGCAAGAAGCGTCCTCGAAGCTCGGTTTTTCCGTCAAGCAGACCATGATGATTGCGCAACGCCTGTACGAGTCCGGGAAAATCACCTATATGCGTACCGACTCGCTCAACCTGTCGGAAGAAGCGATTGCCAAAGCGCAACAAACCATTACCGACGATTATGGTGCGGACTATTCGAAGCCGCGTCGCTACAAGACCAAAAACGCCGATGCGCAGGAAGCGCACGAGGCAATTCGTCCGACCGATTTTTCCGTGAAGGACGTGACCGGCGAACGCAATGAACAGCGTTTGTATCAGTTGATTTGGCGCCGTGCGATTGCCTCGCAAATGGCGGATGCGCAGTTGAAGCGAACCAATGTCGATATCCAAATTTCCAATTTGCCGGACGAAAAGCTGACCGCGAAAGGCGAAGTCATTACTTTTGACGGTTTTTTGAAAGTCTATAACCTCGACGACGACGCCAAAGAAGGTCAGTTGCCGCCGTTGAGCATCGGTCAGGCGTTGAGCTTGGGCCGTTTGTCGGTTCGTCAAAGTTTCTCCCGACCACCGGCGCGTTATAACGAAGCCAGCTTGGTCCGAACCCTGGAAGAAATGGGCATCGGGCGACCGTCTACCTACGCGCCGACCATCGACACGGTTCAGCAGCGGGGTTATGTGGTGAAAGAAGACCGCGAAGGCCGCCAACGCGACTATCGACAATTGACCTTGTCGGCGGACGGCATCGTGGCGGAAGATTTGACCGAAACCACCGGCACCGAGAAAAACAAATTATTCCCGACCGACATCGCCGGCATCGTCACCGACTTCTTGGTGAAGCATTTTGGGGATGTACTGGATTATCAATTTACCGCACTGGTGGAATCCGAGTTTGACATCATTGCTCAGGGGCAGGAATCCTGGCAGGAAATGTTGACCAAGTTTTATCAACAGTTCCACCCGCGTGTCGATGCGGCGGAAGACGTGTCGCGTGAAGAAGCCGGGCAATCCCGTGCGCTGGGTACCGACCCGAAAACCGGCAAGCCGATGTTCGTTAAAATCGGTCGTTTCGGGCCTTATGTGCAATTGGGCGATGGCGAGAACGACGAAAAACCGACGTTTGCCAGCTTGATGCCAGGGCAGAAAATGGACACCTTGAAGCTGGAAGAAGCGGTGGAGCTGTTTAAGCTGCCGCGAGAAGTCGGCGAAATGCCGGAATCCTTTTCGGCTAAAGCGGTCGACGGAACCGAATTCTTGGTGGAAAAAGGGCAGATGTTGATTGCCAAGCAAGGGCCTTTCGGGCCTTACTTGGAATACGGCCCGAAAAAATACGCGCCCATTAAAGGGTTCGATCCTTTGAGCATTACGTTGGAAGACGCCGCCGCCCTGGTGGAAGCCAAAATTCAGGCCGAAGCGGATAAGATTATCAAGGTCTTTTCGGGCACGGATGTGAAAATTCTGAAAGGGCGTTGGGGACCGTATATCACCGATGTGTCGACCAAAAAGAACGCTAAGATCCAAAAGGATGAAGATGCGTTGGCTTTGACATTGGAAGAATGTCAAAAGCGTTTGGACGAAGCACCGGAACCGAAAAAGCGGGGCCGTGGTGGCGCGAAAAAAGCACCGGCGAAAAAGGCCGCGGCAAAGAAAACCGCGACCAAGAAAACCACGGCTAAGAAACCGGCGGCTAAGAAACCGGCGGCTAAGAAACCGGCGGCGAAAAAAACGACAACAAAAAAGGCACCGGCCAAGAAAACCACTAAGACGACGGCCAAAAAATAA
- a CDS encoding SPOR domain-containing protein encodes MRQYTRDYRHGHSQPRQTYQRKSQMAEPETEAPQTSSRWVWGLALLLSVALFGGFFVVQHFAHHGVKSESQVAEVVETVTESVSPEQPAEETNVSAEETAEEAADAPLVVESLPVGNAQAEMETPLQYTFYDGLAKTEVVVDVEPISVKLNAPYYIQAGTFGTRDVAQKEQARLKSHGQDLTISTVTWKGRVYYRLRVGPYDDRLEMNKKRNELRSLGVDTLLIKSRPKSDG; translated from the coding sequence ATGAGGCAATATACTCGGGATTACCGGCATGGTCACAGTCAGCCGCGCCAGACCTATCAGCGAAAATCCCAGATGGCCGAACCGGAAACGGAAGCGCCGCAGACGTCGTCAAGATGGGTGTGGGGGTTGGCTTTGTTGCTGTCAGTTGCCTTGTTTGGCGGCTTTTTCGTGGTGCAACACTTTGCGCATCATGGCGTGAAATCCGAATCGCAGGTTGCCGAGGTGGTTGAAACGGTGACCGAATCGGTTTCGCCGGAACAACCGGCCGAAGAGACGAATGTGTCCGCTGAGGAGACTGCGGAAGAGGCGGCGGACGCGCCTTTGGTTGTGGAAAGTTTGCCGGTGGGCAACGCGCAGGCCGAAATGGAAACGCCGTTGCAATATACCTTTTACGATGGTTTGGCGAAGACGGAAGTGGTGGTGGACGTCGAACCGATTTCCGTCAAACTGAATGCCCCTTATTATATTCAAGCCGGCACCTTTGGAACGCGAGACGTGGCGCAAAAAGAGCAAGCGCGTTTAAAATCGCACGGCCAAGATTTGACCATCTCGACGGTCACCTGGAAAGGGCGAGTTTACTACCGCTTAAGAGTAGGGCCTTATGATGATCGTTTGGAAATGAACAAAAAACGTAATGAACTACGCTCCCTGGGCGTCGACACCTTGTTGATCAAATCCCGTCCAAAGTCCGACGGCTGA
- a CDS encoding accessory factor UbiK family protein — MINPKQIESLVDSISGILPPGLGELPENAKQNLKQTLASAFEKMDLVSRQEFEIQAGVLAKTRAKLEALEKQVAELEAKQSVDS; from the coding sequence ATGATTAACCCGAAACAAATTGAGTCGCTGGTGGACAGCATCAGCGGCATTTTACCGCCAGGCTTGGGCGAATTGCCGGAAAACGCCAAGCAGAACTTGAAGCAAACGCTGGCAAGTGCGTTTGAGAAAATGGATTTGGTCTCGCGTCAGGAGTTTGAGATTCAAGCGGGCGTTTTGGCGAAAACCCGCGCCAAATTGGAGGCGTTGGAAAAGCAGGTGGCCGAATTGGAAGCCAAGCAATCGGTGGATTCCTAA
- a CDS encoding YifB family Mg chelatase-like AAA ATPase translates to MSVTGQYATLLSCGLSGVQAPEVQIEVHATNGLPSLSIVGLPEASVKESKDRVRSAVMSAGFQLPPKRMTINLAPADIPKQGGRYDLPIALGILVATGQLASVRDLATLEWFGELGLNGALRPVPGILPAVMQAAQAGRTVVVPMANLAEASLVEGARVYGADNLLSVCRYLVDESAELEAPETADFTSASYLEDMADIRGQQQAKRLLEVCASGGHSLLMIGPPGSGKSMLASRLVTLLPDLPLEHAIEVASVHSVAGKMVNVDRFRQRQLVQPHHTATAAAMVGGGSGSNPKPGAVSLAHRSILFLDELPEFNRTVLEALREPLETGRVEIARVNQQVTYPARVQLVCAMNPTPSGFFPDDALGRCC, encoded by the coding sequence ATGTCGGTGACGGGCCAATACGCCACACTATTATCCTGCGGCTTGTCCGGTGTGCAGGCGCCGGAAGTGCAAATCGAGGTGCACGCCACGAACGGACTGCCGAGCTTGTCGATTGTCGGTCTGCCGGAAGCCTCGGTTAAGGAAAGTAAAGACCGGGTGCGCAGCGCCGTGATGAGTGCCGGGTTCCAGTTGCCGCCGAAGCGGATGACCATTAATTTGGCCCCAGCGGATATTCCCAAGCAGGGGGGGCGTTATGACTTGCCGATCGCTTTGGGGATTTTGGTGGCAACCGGGCAGCTCGCATCGGTCCGGGACTTAGCGACACTGGAGTGGTTTGGCGAATTGGGGTTAAACGGTGCTTTGCGTCCCGTTCCGGGTATTTTGCCGGCCGTCATGCAAGCGGCGCAAGCCGGGCGTACAGTGGTGGTGCCGATGGCGAATTTAGCCGAAGCCAGTTTGGTGGAGGGTGCGCGGGTATATGGGGCCGACAATCTACTGTCGGTTTGCCGTTATCTGGTGGACGAAAGTGCCGAGTTGGAAGCGCCGGAAACCGCCGACTTTACCTCTGCGTCTTATCTGGAAGATATGGCCGATATTCGCGGACAACAACAGGCGAAACGATTGCTGGAAGTCTGTGCCAGCGGCGGACATTCGTTGTTAATGATTGGGCCGCCGGGGTCGGGTAAAAGTATGCTGGCGTCGCGTTTGGTGACTTTGTTGCCGGATTTACCGCTGGAGCACGCCATCGAGGTGGCGTCCGTACACTCGGTCGCCGGTAAAATGGTTAACGTGGATCGTTTTCGGCAGCGGCAATTGGTTCAACCGCATCATACCGCCACGGCCGCAGCCATGGTTGGGGGCGGTTCGGGCTCGAACCCAAAACCGGGCGCGGTGTCGTTGGCGCATCGTTCCATTCTGTTTTTAGACGAATTACCGGAGTTTAATCGAACCGTGCTGGAAGCCTTGCGAGAGCCGCTGGAAACCGGGCGGGTGGAAATTGCTCGCGTGAACCAACAAGTGACCTACCCGGCTCGGGTGCAACTGGTGTGTGCCATGAACCCTACGCCATCCGGATTTTTCCCGGATGATGCCTTAGGGCGCTGTTGTTAA
- the argS gene encoding arginine--tRNA ligase, with amino-acid sequence MKQQVAEILSQVIEQLKQDGVLDADAQPRLTVENTRDKSHGDFATNLAMMLTKLVGKPPRDVAQMIIDRLPTSDFVEKVEIAGPGFINFFVQDAAKFDVVETVLKDADAYGQCNVGQGRSVLVEYVSANPTGPLHVGHGRGAAYGACVANLLSVAGFNVSKEYYVNDAGRQMDILAASTWLRYLQACGEELTFPSNGYQGDYINEIAQTVKDADGDRYHRSAKEAFAGVPADEGAAADGDKEKHIDGLIQNAKTLLGEDDYRAVFEVALNRILGDIRDDLSEFGVEFDNWFSERSLMDSGVIDAAIEKLQQAGKIYEQNGALWFRSTDYGDEKDRVVVRENGLKTYFASDIAYHFNKLERGFDVLIDIWGADHHGYVPRVKAAMQALDTNPEALEVLLVQFAILYRGGEKLAMSTRSGQFVTLRELRDEVGSDAARFFYVQRKSEQHMDFDLDLAKSQSNENPVYYIQYAHARICQVMASSEERGHVYYQASGLANLTKLDSEAEADLATQLAKYPEIIGRAALVYEPHQIAYYLKDLAHGLHSYYNATPFIVDDAEVRNARLTLILAVRQVLRNGLALLGVSAPEKM; translated from the coding sequence ATGAAGCAACAGGTTGCAGAAATTTTGTCGCAGGTGATTGAACAGTTGAAACAAGACGGTGTGCTGGATGCCGATGCCCAGCCTCGCCTGACGGTCGAAAACACCCGAGACAAATCGCACGGTGATTTTGCGACCAACCTGGCGATGATGCTTACCAAGCTGGTCGGTAAGCCGCCGCGTGACGTGGCGCAAATGATTATCGACCGTTTGCCGACATCCGATTTTGTCGAGAAAGTCGAAATCGCCGGACCGGGCTTTATCAATTTCTTCGTGCAGGACGCCGCCAAGTTCGATGTGGTCGAAACCGTGTTGAAAGACGCGGACGCTTACGGGCAATGCAACGTCGGTCAAGGTCGCTCGGTGCTGGTGGAATACGTCTCCGCCAACCCGACCGGGCCGTTGCACGTCGGTCATGGTCGTGGCGCGGCTTATGGCGCTTGCGTGGCGAATTTGCTGTCGGTGGCCGGGTTCAATGTCTCCAAAGAATATTATGTGAATGACGCCGGACGCCAAATGGATATCCTGGCGGCGTCCACTTGGCTGCGGTATTTGCAAGCCTGTGGCGAAGAACTGACCTTTCCGAGTAATGGTTACCAGGGCGATTACATCAATGAGATCGCGCAGACGGTGAAAGACGCCGACGGCGATCGTTATCATCGTTCGGCCAAGGAGGCCTTTGCCGGTGTGCCGGCAGATGAAGGCGCGGCGGCCGACGGCGATAAAGAAAAGCACATTGACGGCTTGATCCAAAACGCGAAAACCCTGTTAGGAGAAGACGATTATCGTGCGGTGTTCGAAGTGGCGTTGAACCGCATTCTCGGCGATATTCGCGACGACTTGTCGGAGTTCGGTGTCGAATTCGATAACTGGTTCTCGGAGCGCTCTTTGATGGATTCCGGCGTGATTGACGCCGCCATCGAAAAATTGCAACAAGCCGGTAAGATTTACGAACAGAACGGCGCCTTGTGGTTCCGTTCCACCGATTACGGTGACGAAAAAGACCGTGTGGTCGTGCGTGAAAACGGCTTGAAAACCTATTTTGCGTCCGACATCGCCTACCACTTCAATAAGCTGGAACGCGGTTTTGATGTGTTGATTGATATCTGGGGCGCGGATCACCACGGCTATGTGCCACGGGTCAAGGCGGCCATGCAGGCACTGGACACCAACCCGGAAGCGCTGGAAGTCTTGTTGGTGCAATTCGCGATTCTGTATCGGGGCGGCGAAAAATTGGCGATGTCGACCCGTTCCGGTCAGTTTGTGACCTTGCGTGAACTGCGCGACGAAGTCGGTTCGGATGCGGCACGCTTCTTCTATGTGCAGCGTAAGTCGGAACAGCACATGGATTTCGATTTGGATTTGGCGAAATCGCAATCCAATGAAAACCCGGTGTACTATATTCAGTATGCCCACGCCCGGATTTGTCAGGTGATGGCGTCTTCTGAGGAGCGCGGGCATGTTTATTATCAGGCGTCAGGCCTGGCCAATTTAACGAAACTGGACTCGGAAGCGGAAGCCGATTTGGCGACGCAATTGGCGAAGTATCCGGAAATCATTGGGCGTGCGGCGTTAGTGTATGAACCGCACCAAATTGCCTATTACTTGAAAGATTTAGCGCACGGATTGCACTCTTATTACAATGCGACGCCGTTTATCGTCGATGACGCTGAGGTGCGAAATGCGCGTTTGACGTTGATTCTGGCGGTGCGTCAGGTATTGCGAAACGGTTTGGCGTTATTGGGCGTGTCGGCACCGGAAAAAATGTAA
- a CDS encoding class I SAM-dependent DNA methyltransferase yields the protein MLSKKWLDALNISGRTPPELILPTSDFVDLPHSSSIQKAFTEVGLDAIYCISGVPVVGILTHSKFDHDLVKDAHKALWNQGTMSLLFAISENELRIYSLTQIPNDNLDEKLINILNLISDFHELNNLIFGIESGRFFNENKDKLKSEDRIDNVLLENLKITLNKLTESNLPTESAQALLMQIMFISYLEDKEIISSNYFQEATQNGNITSFLELIRKESCLSEFYLLFDQLKQHFNGDMFVAPSSFESDKATILTDKHINVISDFREGNINLSSGQLKLWPYDFKYIPVDLISAVYDRFLAFDPKTKRESGAFYTPMFLADLVIEQSWSELSRVQKTEGRFVDPSCGSGIFLVRLFEKLIGHWKLSKKSSCSSPSWQELIGMLDRLHGFDIQKESIRVSAFSLYIALLENSQPSELLTLITQKGHVLPKLLGRTLIVADFFDIPTSQKYDLVIGNPPWVSRKNNRSKKSDTSWKGVSTENLPAKEIAWGFTWKALEHLKENGFTSFLLKTTSALTSVTETAKENRSNWLLHADILKIINFSDLRFQLFDGCNAPTSLIIYGNKTNSSNYLFDYWVPKADLNYKTTRFLTISSVDKLKLPINLVRTDPLAFKRHMWMQSPDFKLFQYLSSFPKLGKQLITYKDSQKNENAEYEQWVIGQGFIQHHEKK from the coding sequence ATGTTATCCAAAAAATGGCTTGATGCTTTAAACATAAGCGGAAGAACACCACCAGAACTCATTCTTCCAACAAGTGACTTTGTTGACCTTCCTCACAGCTCATCAATTCAGAAAGCATTTACTGAAGTTGGCCTAGACGCCATCTACTGCATTTCAGGAGTACCCGTAGTAGGTATCTTGACACATTCAAAGTTTGACCACGACCTTGTTAAGGATGCCCATAAAGCGCTATGGAACCAGGGTACCATGTCACTTCTTTTTGCCATTTCCGAAAACGAACTTCGCATTTACTCTTTAACTCAAATTCCAAATGACAATTTAGATGAAAAATTAATCAATATTTTAAATTTAATATCAGATTTTCATGAGTTAAACAATCTTATATTTGGCATTGAATCTGGACGTTTTTTTAATGAGAACAAAGACAAGTTAAAATCTGAAGATAGAATAGATAATGTTTTACTTGAAAACCTCAAAATAACTTTAAACAAACTAACAGAATCAAACTTGCCTACAGAATCTGCTCAAGCTTTATTGATGCAAATAATGTTTATTTCCTACTTAGAAGATAAAGAAATTATAAGCTCAAATTATTTTCAGGAAGCAACCCAAAATGGGAACATTACATCTTTTCTTGAACTAATACGAAAAGAATCTTGTCTAAGCGAGTTCTATTTATTATTTGACCAATTAAAGCAACACTTTAATGGTGACATGTTTGTCGCACCAAGCTCATTCGAGTCCGACAAAGCAACAATTCTTACAGATAAGCATATAAATGTAATCTCTGATTTTAGAGAAGGCAACATTAATTTAAGTTCCGGACAACTGAAGCTTTGGCCATACGATTTTAAATATATTCCAGTAGATTTAATAAGCGCAGTCTATGACCGTTTTCTTGCTTTCGATCCAAAAACAAAAAGAGAAAGTGGGGCATTCTATACTCCTATGTTTCTTGCTGATCTTGTCATAGAACAATCTTGGAGTGAATTATCAAGAGTTCAGAAAACAGAAGGACGCTTTGTAGACCCCTCTTGTGGCTCTGGAATTTTCTTAGTTCGTTTGTTCGAAAAACTTATCGGTCACTGGAAATTATCAAAAAAATCTAGCTGTTCCTCACCATCTTGGCAGGAACTAATAGGTATGCTTGACAGACTACATGGCTTTGATATCCAAAAAGAGTCAATTCGAGTAAGTGCGTTTTCGCTATACATTGCTCTATTAGAAAACTCTCAACCATCTGAACTTTTAACTCTAATTACGCAGAAAGGTCATGTATTACCTAAATTACTTGGAAGAACCCTTATTGTTGCAGATTTCTTTGACATCCCAACAAGTCAAAAATATGACCTAGTTATAGGCAACCCTCCATGGGTTAGCAGAAAAAACAACCGTAGCAAAAAATCAGACACTAGCTGGAAAGGAGTCTCTACTGAAAACCTACCAGCAAAAGAAATTGCTTGGGGATTCACTTGGAAAGCATTAGAGCATCTCAAGGAAAATGGATTTACTTCTTTTCTTCTAAAAACAACAAGTGCTTTGACAAGTGTTACTGAGACAGCAAAAGAAAACCGCTCCAACTGGTTACTACACGCTGACATACTAAAAATCATAAATTTTTCTGACTTAAGATTTCAACTATTTGATGGCTGCAACGCTCCAACTAGCTTGATTATTTATGGAAATAAGACCAACAGCTCAAACTATTTATTTGATTATTGGGTTCCAAAAGCAGACTTAAACTATAAAACTACACGCTTTCTAACGATTAGCTCCGTTGACAAACTGAAGTTGCCAATTAACCTTGTTAGAACTGATCCCCTAGCATTCAAACGCCACATGTGGATGCAAAGCCCAGATTTCAAACTATTTCAATACTTATCAAGCTTTCCAAAACTAGGAAAGCAGTTGATTACTTATAAAGATTCACAAAAAAATGAAAATGCTGAATATGAACAATGGGTAATTGGTCAAGGCTTCATTCAGCACCATGAAAAAAAATGA